The genome window TATCCGGCTCGTTCGGGCCGTTAACTACCTCTGCCCCAAAGATTCTGGCAACGCGCTCGTACTCGCCGTAGGTGTGGCGCGGGATCACCACCTTCCTCCCGCGGAGCGCGAGCGTTCCGAGGAGGTAGAGAGCCTCCGTAATGCCCGCCGTAATCGTTACCTGCCCGCCCACAAGTTCTCCAAGCCCCTCCTCAAGCTCCTCGTAGTAGGGGTAGCGATTGCTAAGCTCCTTTGCGCGCTCGAACATCTCGTCGAGCCATTCCGGCGGATATGGGTTCAGCGAGGCCGAGAAGTCGAGGTAGCCCTCTTTTCTGCTCCCGCCGTGATAAGTTGAGAACCTCACGGGCTCAAGCATGGAAACACCCCCGTTGCGAGGAGTAGCGTAACTATAATCACCCATTCGGCAACTATGAGCCAGTAAACCTTCAGGGCGCGCCTTATGTCGTCGTTGACCGGCCCCCTTCCGGGAAAGCGGTAGAAACCGGGCTTTTCGAGCATGACCCCAAGAACCGCTGACATGGCCGCAATCGGCTTGTCGGAGTTGAGCTTGAAGCGAGCGAGGCGGTAGTATTTCAAAACCCTCCGTCCGCCGAACGGGAGGTAGAGGAGAACCGTCAAGCGTGCCGGGACGAAGTTGAGGAGGTCGTCGAGCCTCGCCGGGAACTTGCCGAAGAACTCGTAGCGCTCGTTTCTGTAGCCCAGCATCGCGTCGAGTGTATTAGCGGCGCGGTAAACCAGTGCCCCTGGAAGGCCGAAGAGGAGGAAGTAGAAGAGTGGAGATATAACCGAGTCGTTGAGGTTCTCGGCGAGGCTCTCTATCGCCGCAGAGTTAAGATGCACCCCGTCGAGGGTCTCAGTGTTCCTGCTGACTATCCTTGACACCGCCTTCCTCTTTTTCTCGATGTTATCGGTTATCGCCCTCGAAACGTGCTCGTGGAGGCTCCTTATCGCGAAGGAGCTCTTGAGGAGGTAAACCGCGAGAGCGTAGTTAAGGGGAAAGGGAAGGTAGAACGGTAGGAGTGAGAGGGCAATGGCAAAGAGAAGAACGACCAGAGCTGTCAGCGTTCCGGCTAAGAAGTCGGGGAGAGGACCTTTTCGCTCCCAGCGTTCGTCAAAAAACTCCGCCAGCTTACCGAACCACACAACCGGGTGGACTAACGCCGGCGGCTCTCCAATGAGCAGGTCCCAGAGGAGGGAGAGTAGAAAAACCGTCAGAACCTCCATTCCCCGAAGGCCTCCTTTATCACTGAGTACTCCTCCAGCATCTCCCCCTTCGGTTCCCTCACGCCCCTGCGCACGTACCAGGCGGGGTGCCGGAGGTAGACGGCCTCATAGCCAAGTCTTTTCAGGGCCTTCTCCGCCGTTCTGCCGACGGCAAATATGGCCTCTGGCTTCAGGATCTCAAGCTCCCGCTGGAGGAGGCTAAGATCACCCTCCCCGAAGCCCCTCAACCTGTTCTCCGGCGGGTTGCACTTGAGGACGTTGGTGATGTAGACGAAGTCAGGGTTAATGCCGAGCTGGAAGAGCGTCTTCCTTAGGAGCATTCCGGAGGCATCGCGGTAGAAGCATATCCCTGTCTTCCCGCAGCCTTTCCTTCCCGGCGCCTCCCCCACGAGCACCACTCCCGAGCCTGGCCAGCCGTTGGCGAATGGCAGGCCATCGAACTCGCCCACCTCAAGCTGGTAGCGGTAGTACTCCTCGCGGCAGAACCGCAGGGGCCGACGGAGAAGCTCCCGGTAAAGGGTCTCAAGCTCCTTAGCAAGCTTTTCGTCTTTTCTGTCCACGGCGAGAAAACGCTGTTCCGGATTGTAAATCGTCCGGGCGTAGGGGCCGTAAGTCCCCTCATCGAGGCCCAGAAGGTCCCTCCAGTCCCGGATAAAGAGGGGTGCAACCTTGAAGTTCTTGGGGTTTATGTAAACGTCGCCGACTTTTCTTAGCTCTTCAAACCTCAGGAGCATAATGGATAAAAGTGCCAACGTCTTTATAACCGTGACGGGGGCGATAGGTTGAAGGGGGTAGCGTTCTTTTCAGGTGGAAAGGACGGACTTTACGCACTTCATCTGGC of Thermococcus sp. JdF3 contains these proteins:
- the cbiB gene encoding adenosylcobinamide-phosphate synthase CbiB codes for the protein MEVLTVFLLSLLWDLLIGEPPALVHPVVWFGKLAEFFDERWERKGPLPDFLAGTLTALVVLLFAIALSLLPFYLPFPLNYALAVYLLKSSFAIRSLHEHVSRAITDNIEKKRKAVSRIVSRNTETLDGVHLNSAAIESLAENLNDSVISPLFYFLLFGLPGALVYRAANTLDAMLGYRNERYEFFGKFPARLDDLLNFVPARLTVLLYLPFGGRRVLKYYRLARFKLNSDKPIAAMSAVLGVMLEKPGFYRFPGRGPVNDDIRRALKVYWLIVAEWVIIVTLLLATGVFPCLSP
- a CDS encoding uracil-DNA glycosylase family protein, translated to MLLRFEELRKVGDVYINPKNFKVAPLFIRDWRDLLGLDEGTYGPYARTIYNPEQRFLAVDRKDEKLAKELETLYRELLRRPLRFCREEYYRYQLEVGEFDGLPFANGWPGSGVVLVGEAPGRKGCGKTGICFYRDASGMLLRKTLFQLGINPDFVYITNVLKCNPPENRLRGFGEGDLSLLQRELEILKPEAIFAVGRTAEKALKRLGYEAVYLRHPAWYVRRGVREPKGEMLEEYSVIKEAFGEWRF